CATTGTCAAAATACTCGGAGTTATCTAGCGGCAGGTAAGACTGGTTGGTAGTAATTCCCCAACCGAATTTACCCGAAACTGCTTTTTCCTTTTCATTGAGTATCTCGTAGAAAGCTGTAGTGGCTCGTGAATCTTTTGAATACACCACTACTTTATCTCCTTTCGCAAGATTAATATTTACATCTTTAAAAAGAGTTTCCCCTTCCAGCGAAGCTTCAAGGCCTTCTACATTTAGAATTTGATCCCCGGCTTCTCTTTCTCTTTCAAAAATAATCGCAGGATACCTTCGGCTTGAAGGCTTAATATCGTCAATATTAAGCTTTGCGATCATCTTTTTCCTGGAAGTAGCCTGTTTAGATTTGGCTACGTTTGCACTAAACCTGCGAATGAACTCCTCAAGTTCCTTTTTCTTTTCTTCAGCTTTCTTGTTCTGCTGAGAACGTTGACGTGCAGCCAGTTGTGAAGACTCATACCAGAAAGTATAGTTCCCGCTGTAATGGTTAATTTTTCCAAAGTCAATGTCGGATATATGGGTACAAACCGCATCCAGGAAGTGACGGTCGTGCGAAACCACTATCACCGTGTTATCGTAATTGGCCAGGAAGTTCTCCAGCCAGTTGATGGTCTCGTAATCAAGGTCGTTGGTAGGCTCATCCATGATCAACACATCAGGGTTCCCAAAAAGTGCCTGCGCCAAAAGAACCCTTACTTTAAGCTTATTGTCAAGATCGCTCATCAGGGTGTAGTGGCTATCTTCCTTGATGCCTAGGTTTGAAAGCAGGGCAGCAGCCTCACTATCGGCGTTCCATCCGTTCATTTCCTCAAATTCAACCTGCAGCACTCCTACTCTTTCGCCATCGGCATCGCTAAAATCTTCTTTGGCATAGATCTCATCCATCTCTTTTTTGATGTTATAGAGCGGTTTATTGCCCATGATCACCGTTTCCAGAACAGGAAATTCGTCATAGAGATTGTGGTTCTGCTCAAGTACAGACATCCTTTTCCCGGGTTCGAGATGCACATGCCCCGAAGTAGGTTCTGTCTTGCCGCTAAGAATATTTAAGAAAGTAGATTTCCCGGCACCGTTGGCACCAATAATTCCATAACAGTTCCCCTGGGTAAAGGTGGTGTTTACTTCATCAAA
This Salinimicrobium tongyeongense DNA region includes the following protein-coding sequences:
- a CDS encoding ABC-F family ATP-binding cassette domain-containing protein, giving the protein MLSVSNLSVQFGKRVLFDEVNTTFTQGNCYGIIGANGAGKSTFLNILSGKTEPTSGHVHLEPGKRMSVLEQNHNLYDEFPVLETVIMGNKPLYNIKKEMDEIYAKEDFSDADGERVGVLQVEFEEMNGWNADSEAAALLSNLGIKEDSHYTLMSDLDNKLKVRVLLAQALFGNPDVLIMDEPTNDLDYETINWLENFLANYDNTVIVVSHDRHFLDAVCTHISDIDFGKINHYSGNYTFWYESSQLAARQRSQQNKKAEEKKKELEEFIRRFSANVAKSKQATSRKKMIAKLNIDDIKPSSRRYPAIIFEREREAGDQILNVEGLEASLEGETLFKDVNINLAKGDKVVVYSKDSRATTAFYEILNEKEKAVSGKFGWGITTNQSYLPLDNSEYFDNDLTLVDWLRQWAKTEEEREEVYIRGFLGKMIFSGEEALKTARVLSGGEKVRCMLSRMMMMRANVLMLDEPTNHLDLESITAFNNSLKNFKGTVLFTTHDHEFAQTVANRVIELTPNGAIDRYLTFDEYMSDPKIREQREKMYSK